The sequence CAACTACCGGAACGGTGATGGGGGCTGCGAGTCACCATGGCCAGGGAACGAAACGAGTGGGTAGTTTTCTTTCCGCTGCGGAATCGTTGCTGGCTTCTGCGTCGGCTCACCTCGGTGAAGGAAAGTGCGATCTTGCGCTTGAGGATGCGTATCGGGCTGCCTTACGTGTGGCAGGCGCTGTAAATGCATCCTCGCCCGTTATTGCACGGCGTAAGCGCTTGCCGACGAGTGCGTGGGACAAACTCTCTCTTACCGGTGAGGTAGGTAAAGGGTGGGCGGTGCAATTTAAGCGCTACTCCGCTTTGCGTGGGCGGGTGGCGTCTGGAATTGTGGAGCACCCTCCCCGTGCCGACGTGGTTGCACTTCTGGATCTGGCATACGCTTTTTATGACGATGCTGTCTTCGGTCCGGATGGTGCGGCAGTGGCGTAAGGTCGCGCAGCTGCGTAAGGTCGCGCAGCTGCGAGGGTGTAGAGGTTTGGTGAGGGGGTAGAAAGTAGGTGATTCCCTCTGCGGGAACAAACGGGATACCCTGTACGTTGAGAAGTTAGAGAGTTCGGTCCGGACATATAACACCACTACACCGGGAGGAATCGTGGCCCTTTCAGAGCAAGAACAGCGCGCGCTCCGTGAAATTGAGCAGTCGCTGCTGGCAGACGATCCTAAATTTGGCGCGCAAGTTTCAGGAAGTTCATCGTTTGGTGACGGCCCTGCGACTGGAAAGATCACGCTGCGAGGCGTCGCTCTTGTCGTAGTGGGCCTCGTCCTGCTCGTTACTGGCGTCGCGTTAGCGCAGGTCAGCCTTTGGTTCATTGCGCTTAGTGTTCTTGGCTTCTTTGTCATGCTCGGTGCCGGCGTGTGGATTTTGCGTACTCCGAATGAT comes from Corynebacterium cystitidis and encodes:
- a CDS encoding SAV_6107 family HEPN domain-containing protein → MSSVISATTGTVMGAASHHGQGTKRVGSFLSAAESLLASASAHLGEGKCDLALEDAYRAALRVAGAVNASSPVIARRKRLPTSAWDKLSLTGEVGKGWAVQFKRYSALRGRVASGIVEHPPRADVVALLDLAYAFYDDAVFGPDGAAVA
- a CDS encoding DUF3040 domain-containing protein; the encoded protein is MALSEQEQRALREIEQSLLADDPKFGAQVSGSSSFGDGPATGKITLRGVALVVVGLVLLVTGVALAQVSLWFIALSVLGFFVMLGAGVWILRTPNDGASPVNHSAQKAKTPRKDGVSSRMEENFRRRFEGN